The sequence AAAcaaaaaaatgaaaaaaaaaacttgCCTCTGAATTTATCACAGACACCCTCATCGAAACCCTTTGCCTGGGCCCAGGAGACGACATCGTCGACGGTCCATGTAGTTACAGGCTTGGCTGGGATACTAGGTGAACGGTTGGACGCTGAGCTCGGTGCTTGAGCTGGAGGGGTGGGAGTCGTTGCGGCGGCGGCGGGAGCGGCGGCAGGGAAGACTTGGGCAGGAGGCGTCTGGACAAGAGGAGGGGTTGCAGGGATAAATGCTGGTTGGAGAGTGCCGACAGACGGTTCACGTTGTTCAGAGGAGCTGGGTACGAGTGGAGTCAATTCAGGCTTGGGTTCGAGCGCTGGGGTTGAAGGCGCAGCGTCAGTcgcggcggcggcggcagTAGCTGCCGCCGTGGACGATGCCACGACAGGCGCGGGAATGACAGCAGGCTCCGTCTCGCGCTCCGTTTCGACGGGTTTAGGCTCAGCAGGCGCAATTTCCTCCTCGTTGACATTATCGTGGAAACCGTTGATACCCTGGGACGCTGTCCCGAGACTTGTCCTCGACTTGGTGGCCAGCGGCAAGCTCTTTCCaacatcttcttcctcatcctcactcTCGTCCGAGTACACAAACCCAGTCTCGTCCCTTTCTCGCTTTTCATTGGCCAGTCTTGCCTGCTCGACGAGCTTTGCGCGCGCATCTTGGCCGATACCGAGCTCTTCATGCTCATGCTCGTCATCGCTCTCGGGGCGAGCATACGACTCGATGGCGTCCTGGATATCGCCTATCGTGCGGTGCATGACGTTGCCGACATTCGCAGCGGCCGCGCCGACACCGGTGGCCGCCATCGCGGACTCGAGGATGCCGCCTTGAGCGTCAATGGTGGTGCCGCCCCTGGGCGACTCGTCGGGGAGAGAGATTGCAGGCACAGCGAGGTTATCGGCGGGCCATCCACCGGGCGTGGGGTCGTCGCCCGTGGGGAGGGGAGCATCGTCCTTGGGCGCAGGGATGGCTGCAGGCGGTGCAGGCTCGTTGCCGTTGACATCGTTGACTGCGTTTTTAGCGTTGAGGTCTTCATCGACAGCGGGCTGGGACTCGGAGATGTATGTTGCCGGGAAAAGACCTTCTTCGCCCTTTGTATTGCGTCCCTGGCAGATGGTGAGCAGGTGAGgggatggatggatggcAGAAGTACTCACTCTCCACCAGCCGTCGCCGAATGCCTCGTCTTTCTCGAGGACGACGATGTCCTCGCCGGCGTGGAAGTCGAGCTCGTCGCCGTGTTCAGCGACGAAGGTGTGTATGGCGCGGACTGTGAGCGCCATGGGGTGGGGTGGAGGGGGTGGGTGGAGGGGGTGGGGGGGGTGGAGTGTAGAGTGTAGAGTGtagagatggagagagagTAATAGACAGTGACGAGGCACGCCGGATTAGGAAATAGTCTGGGGATTACAAAAGTGTTCCTAATCTGATTAGGATCTGGATAGCTCAGGGTCTGGAATAAGCTCCCTTCCGAGTATATATCTCCCCTTGTTCTTGTCCCCTTGTCCCCTTGTCCCactccccctccccccccccctatactcccccccccccccaTGCCCAGCACGAAAGGCGTGATTCTCGTCGGCGGCCCCTCCAAGGGCACCCGCATGCGTCCCCTCACCCTCGACTGTAAgccccccctccccccaCTGTACTCCCCCCCCCGCTGACACGTGGCAGGCCCCAAGCCGCTGCTGCCGGTCGCAGGCAAGCCCATGGTATGGCATCCGCTGCAGGCCCTCGCCAGCGTCCCCGGCCTCAGCGAGGTCATCATCATCGGCTTCTACGACGACGCCCAGATGGCCGGCTTCGTCAAGGAGGCCAGGCGCGACTTCCCCAACATCGCCATCAGCTACCTGCGCGAGTACAAGGCGTTGGGCACCGCAGGCGGGCTGTACCACTGTCAGTCCTCCGTCTCCCCGTGCGGCTCCCCTGCTGACATCTCCAGTCCGCGACTCCATCCTCCGCCCGCCCGTCCCGCAGCACATCTTCATCTGCAACATCGACATCTGCTGCTCCTTCCCCTTTGCCGAGATGCTCGAGCTGCACACCGCCCACGCCGGCACCGGCACCATCATGGGCGTCAACGTCAAGAAGGAGACGGCCACGCAGTACGGCTGCATCGTCACCGACCCAGCGACCAACCAGATGGTCCACTATGTCGAAAAGCCCGAAGGCTGGATCTCCAACATCGTCAACGGTGGAGTCTATCTCTTTGACAAGTCCTTGTTTGATGTCATCAAGGTCGCCATGGACGAAAAGACGGCTCGCGCCGCGTAAGTTGTAGCATTGAATCATACAATCGACGCGGACTGACTGACTGGTCGACAGGGAAGACCCACTCGTCAAGCCAGACGAGATTCTCCGCCTGGAGCAAGATGTGATTGTGCCACTGGCTGCTGCGAGGAAAATGTACGTCTACCAGACACATGATTTCTGGCGCCAAATCAAGACTGCCGCGTGAGTCCATGTTATTTATATTGTAAATTGAGCTGATTAAGCGGCAGCTCCGCGGTTACCGCCACCGCTCTCTACCTTGCCAACTACAAATCCACCAACCCGTCCCTCCTCGCGCCCGCCGCCCCCAACATCATCCCACCCACCTTTATCGACCCCTCTGCCACCATCGACCCGTCCGCCAAGATTGGCCCCAACGTCGCCATCGGTCCCAACGTCACCGTCCGTCAAGGCGTCCGCATCAAAGACGCCATCGTGCTCGAAGGATCGACTTTGGAAAAGCACAGCTGCGTGCTGAACAGTATTGTAGGGACTAATTCCCATATCGGCGCGTGGTCAAGAGTCGATGGCGAACAAGAGTTTGAAAGGGAAGTCAAGGGAAAGATTAGCGTCACTATTTTGGCATCTGAAGTTTCTTTGGCCCCGGAAACAATGGTCAGGAGCTGTATCGTCCTTCCCAATGTGCGTAAAGTAATCCTCCCTTGGATCTTACTGACAACGTTTTGCAGAAAACGCTTACCAAGGACGCTACCAACCAAGTTCTTCTCTAACCTCCACCCCCGTCTTGTATTCTTACATCTTGGTTACTCTTTTCTTGTTAGTATCAAAAccatatatatatatatatatatatatagaTTGCGTTACATGCACAGTATATAGTACACCGTGTACTTATCTAGAAAAAGAACGGTAGGCTACATTTCCAGTAATCGATCAATCGCCAACCCCAAATCATCACTACACCCTTCCAACACTGCCTCTacaatctcttcatccagCGCGGGGAACATTTGGTGCAGCGTCTGTACGTTGGCGAGGCGTGTTTGCGCATACGTTTCCTGGGACGCGTCGATTGTTGATTGAATATCAAGAGCCGAAAAGTCGGGAAGCATATCTGAAGACGGTGTCCCGCTGCCCCCTTGTCAGTCACGtaccaaaaaaaaaaaaaaaaaaaaaaaaaaaaaagactCGAACGCACGTTCTTGAAATACCCTCATCGCCAAATATAGGTCTCCTCGATGGACTCTCTGGCGTCGATGCCCTGAATCGTCTGGAACCAAACACATCCCGAGGGACAACCCCCCGCTCTGCCTCACCCCCCTCACCCCGCTCCCGCTCCCGCTCCCCCTCCCCGCCACTCCCATCCTCACTCCCCTGCCTCGTATCCGCCGGACTCATCCCTTCCCAAATCTTGCCAATCGCATTCAACGGTTTACTCACCGCCTCCTGCGCCAAATTCCCCGTCCGCGCAAACCATTTCCGCGTCCCTTCCAGCGCGCCCGCGCCCGCGCTGGTCGCTTGGGCCGCAGATGCCATACTGAGCGGACGAGCCGCTTCGTCACCCGGGGCCGTAGCCGCAAATGGCGACAAGGAGATGAGCTTGCTATCCCGCTCCCTCCCTTCATCCCTCCCCGGCGTCCTAAACCCACCAAAACTAGTAGTACTAGTACGTGCTGGCGCCGCCGCGGCGGCGGCAGCGGCGGCGCTTGGGCTAGGCGGTAATGCTTGAATAGCAGACTCGACATTCGACTCAAATTCTGCTTGGGTAATGTTGGAAAGTGAAGAAGCGTCCATCGTCTCGATGAATTGGATGGCACCGCTTATGGAAGATAGGTAGTACGCAGCTTCGCCTTGTAGTTTGGGCGTACTCCGGAACCGTTGAATGTATCTGATCGTGATGACCATCAGCAAGGGGAAGGcgcaaaaaaaaaaaacaaaacaaaaacaaaaaagagaaaaaaaagagaaaacATACTCGAGGTTGGAGATGAGGTTATCAGGATTGGCACGGAGGACGATAAAGATGAGAATAGGGATAAAGGCATCTGCACCTCCCGACTCTGCCCCATACACATTCCGTATCAAACCTGTAAACGGAGTCAGCCATGCGGGGGATCACAATGAAACAAATGAGACGGAAGGAACTGTACCAAAGATGACTTTACAGCAGTTTAAAATACAAATCATCTTATCTCGCGGTGCCTTGTAATGATTGATCTTTAACAACTCTGTTACTTTGTTGTCAGTAACCTAACACTCAAGGCTCAATGCATAAGTGTAAAGAACACACCTTGTTCGGCAAAACCCAAAAAGCCCTGCGCCGCTTCTCCCTCGGGAACATCCAATTGTTTCTCCCTTATCCAACCAAACAGTCTTACCCGCTGGGAAAACACTCGATCCCGCTCAAGGTCATCCGTCGTTATAGGCTGTGAAGTGACAAGTTGAGGTGTAAATGTGCTGCCAGTCGGCGCTCGAATGTCAATCGAAATAAACAGAATGGCGATATGTAGAAACATACTAGTTGTAAAGCCTGTTCATCACCAACTTCTCCATCGCTTCAAGCGCATTGTCGAATTCTGCAGATGATTGAGATTTCCAAGGTTCAACTTGCACCATCTTCTCCGAGATGAACTGTTTTACATCGGCCGTGTCAGCGACCTACTTCCCCCAACTCACAACTCATCAGCTTGAAAAACGTACAGCAAGGAAATCATGAATCAATTTAATCTGCTCATTCACTGTGAATGGCTTCTTCACAAAGTTTGACAAAAAGCTATTCTCCCATTCCCGTCAGTACGTACGTTATAAAAAGCAGAAACACAAAAGGACACACCTCTTGAGATACCGTGCCACAGGCTCCGCACTCTTCTGTTTGAGATCCTTCAAGAACCCTTGGAAATTAAACACGGGTTCCTTTTCTTTATCGCTGGCTTCTTGATCTCTCGTTGTCGACGTGCTGCTGCCAGGTGCAGCTGCGGGTGTCGTAGGTCTGTTGTTGTTACTTGCTTGTACTTGTCTCTTACTCGGTGGACGAGCTGCAACCGTCTGAGAAGGACCAGTTGGTGACATGTCCACATCCACACCTCGTTCCTCCACCTTTACATTCTCCTCCTGTTTTTCTTGATCCCCATCCTGTTTTGCCTGTAAACCTTTTAAAACGCTTACAGCCCCGTCACCGCCGCCGTggccgccgccgccgccgctGCTCTTCTTGGCCCCGGCAGGAAtagtagtagtagtagGTCCAGGCGTCGCGTAGGGGTCAAATTCCGACAAGTCAACAATACCTTTGACACTCCCCCCCGTTTCGGCgtctcctcttcccactAACGGTGTAGCGTTGGACGCAGGCGTGGCAGCGGGGATACCTTTGGCTGGCGGGTTTTGCATGGGAGCGTTGGGGATTGCGAGTGTAGACGGCCGCGAGGGTGGGGCAGGAGTCGCCAGGTtactactactactacCACTACTGctactactactactactactgCTCACGGATGGTTGCTCCGGGGCAGCTAATGTGCCGTCTGGATGGCGTGCAGCGTTGAGAGGCAGAGGGTCCGAGGGGGATTCTGTCGCTGCTGGAGGGTTCATGTTGGATAAACAAGACAATGTAGAAAAGGAGCAAGACGAGATCGTCGTTGATGATGCCGGCAATGCTTTGAAACCGCGCAATCATCATTTTCTCCGCAAAATCAACTCGTCATTCACGTCGCCGCGCAGCCAACACTTGATATTTCTCAGTACAAGACAACACCATGCATTGTAAAGCAGAGCAGAAAGCAAATTCCAAAACCCATCGGCATAATGGTCTATATGTAGATATATATCCAAGATCACAAAAAGAGACAAGAAAAATATGTATGATAACGCATCTAGATGGCACCCTCTCGGATTCGAGCGCTGTAGTACCTGACCATCTCTGTTGGAAAAGACATCAGCACAGACTTGGACAAATTGGCAAAATGCACACTCACCCTCAACACCCTGCCTGACGTTCCACCTAGGCTGCCACTGGAGAGACTCCTTGGCACGAGTGGTGTCGGGCCTTCGTCGCTGGGGGTCGTCAATGGGGATCTCCTTGTGGATAATGTTGACCCTCTTGGCAAGAGGGTTgccttcctccttctggACCTTCTCGACAATGTCCTACAAGACGGTTAGCGCGTGCGTACGGATCAGTGAAGATGAAGTAAGCTTACCCTGACAGCCTCGGCAAACTCGAGGATGGTGAACTCATCATGGTTACCAATGTTGATAGGTCGGGTGTCGGGACCGTTCATCAACAAGATAAGACCGTCAATCAAGTCGTGGACGTATTGGAAGGATCGGGTCTGAGAACCGTCGCCGTAGACGGTCATGTCCTCACCCTTGAGAGCCTGGATAATAAAGTTGGAAACAACTCGGCCGTCAAAGGGGTTCATTCGGGGACCGAAAGTGTTGAAGATACGGGCGACACGAACGTCGACTCCGTCCTTTCGGTGGTAACCATAGGTCAAGGTCTCAGCGACACGCTTGCCCTCATCGTAACAGGCTCGGGGACCGATACAGTTGACGTGACCCCAGTAGTCCTCTCGCTGAGGGTGCTCCTCGGGGTCACCGTAGACCTCAGAGGTAGAAGTGATGAGGAATCGGGCACCGGTTCGCTTGGCGAGACCGAGCATGTTGAGGGTACCCTCAAAGGAGGTCTTCAAGGTCTTGACGGCGTTGATCTGGTAGTGAGGGGGGGAAGCAGGGCAGGCAAGGTGGTAGATCTCTGCAAAAAGCTTAGTAATATTCTCAAGGATAAAAAACAACAAAGACTTACGGTCAACCTCGATCAAGAAGGGCTCGACGACATCGTGTCGAACCATCTCAAAGTTGGGGTGACCGACCCAATGGGAGACCTGGATTTTGTCAGCTGCGATGCGTTGGAAGCAACTAAACGGATAGACTTACAGTAGTCCTGCTACCGGTGAAGAAGTTGTCGAGGACAGTGACCTCGTGGCCGAGAAGCATGAGTCGGTCAACCAAGTGGGAACCGACGAAACCGGCACCACCAGTAACTTTACATCACCATTAGCATCTTACCTGCTACATACCCAATCGACGACTTACCCAAGATCCTCTTTCGCTCGTGGTTGGGGAGGAGCTTGACAGGAGGGAACTTGTTGACAGTAGAGTACTGGATGGTGTTGGTGTTGTGGTCATAGGTGGTCTCGGTGGAGAAGTCCTTCTGGGGAGCGTCAAGAGAGACCTTGACATCACCGCCCTCCTTAATGTAGGCAGGGGACTGTAAACAACACGTTAGTTTCAGGCACCCGATTTGGCAGATACAGATCGCGTTCGCCGAAAAAGGGCAAGATCTTTTTTTACGCGCCGCATCGTAT comes from Cryptococcus gattii WM276 chromosome G, complete sequence and encodes:
- a CDS encoding UDP-glucuronic acid decarboxylase Uxs1p (Similar to TIGR gene model, INSD accession AAW44696.1) is translated as MSSEKSETITHVGCNRFGFDSTVDIETLRSLYLSPAYIKEGGDVKVSLDAPQKDFSTETTYDHNTNTIQYSTVNKFPPVKLLPNHERKRILVTGGAGFVGSHLVDRLMLLGHEVTVLDNFFTGSRTTVSHWVGHPNFEMVRHDVVEPFLIEVDQIYHLACPASPPHYQINAVKTLKTSFEGTLNMLGLAKRTGARFLITSTSEVYGDPEEHPQREDYWGHVNCIGPRACYDEGKRVAETLTYGYHRKDGVDVRVARIFNTFGPRMNPFDGRVVSNFIIQALKGEDMTVYGDGSQTRSFQYVHDLIDGLILLMNGPDTRPINIGNHDEFTILEFAEAVRDIVEKVQKEEGNPLAKRVNIIHKEIPIDDPQRRRPDTTRAKESLQWQPRWNVRQGVEEMVRYYSARIREGAI
- a CDS encoding Mannose-1-phosphate guanylyltransferase, putative (Similar to TIGR gene model, INSD accession AAW44700.1) → MPSTKGVILVGGPSKGTRMRPLTLDCPKPLLPVAGKPMVWHPLQALASVPGLSEVIIIGFYDDAQMAGFVKEARRDFPNIAISYLREYKALGTAGGLYHFRDSILRPPVPQHIFICNIDICCSFPFAEMLELHTAHAGTGTIMGVNVKKETATQYGCIVTDPATNQMVHYVEKPEGWISNIVNGGVYLFDKSLFDVIKVAMDEKTARAAEDPLVKPDEILRLEQDVIVPLAAARKMYVYQTHDFWRQIKTAASAVTATALYLANYKSTNPSLLAPAAPNIIPPTFIDPSATIDPSAKIGPNVAIGPNVTVRQGVRIKDAIVLEGSTLEKHSCVLNSIVGTNSHIGAWSRVDGEQEFEREVKGKISVTILASEVSLAPETMVRSCIVLPNKTLTKDATNQVLL
- a CDS encoding guanine nucleotide exchange factor VPS9 (Similar to TIGR gene model, INSD accession AAW44698.1; CNG02570); this translates as MNPPAATESPSDPLPLNAARHPDGTLAAPEQPSVSSSSSSSSSSGSSSSNLATPAPPSRPSTLAIPNAPMQNPPAKGIPAATPASNATPVLKGLQAKQDGDQEKQEENVKVEERGVDVDMSPTGPSQTVAARPPSKRQVQASNNNRPTTPAAAPGSSTSTTRDQEASDKEKEPVFNFQGFLKDLKQKSAEPVARYLKSFLSNFVKKPFTVNEQIKLIHDFLAFISEKMVQVEPWKSQSSAEFDNALEAMEKLVMNRLYNYTFTPQLVTSQPITTDDLERDRVFSQRVRLFGWIREKQLDVPEGEAAQGFLGFAEQELLKINHYKAPRDKMICILNCCKVIFGLIRNVYGAESGGADAFIPILIFIVLRANPDNLISNLEYIQRFRSTPKLQGEAAYYLSSISGAIQFIETMDASSLSNITQAEFESNVESAIQALPPSPSAAAAAAAAAPARTSTTSFGGFRTPGRDEGRERDSKLISLSPFAATAPGDEAARPLSMASAAQATSAGAGALEGTRKWFARTGNLAQEAVSKPLNAIGKIWEGMSPADTRQGSEDGSGGEGERERERGEGGEAERGVVPRDVFGSRRFRASTPESPSRRPIFGDEGISRTGTPSSDMLPDFSALDIQSTIDASQETYAQTRLANVQTLHQMFPALDEEIVEAVLEGCSDDLGLAIDRLLEM